A single genomic interval of Candidatus Jordarchaeales archaeon harbors:
- a CDS encoding hydantoinase/oxoprolinase family protein codes for MSWLIFVGLDVGGANTKAAVLNVEGGRVRIDTFREYFPVWVRSKSELPELLLRVRRLLCGDSKPEAVCVTMTAEISDAYETKREGVNHVLSSVEEAFGGVEKYVVSCTAELLNMEEARERYLDVAAANWPATGWMIGRVIKNCIFIDVGSTTTDIIPVRGGVPCPEGRRDVERLVSGELVFTGVLRTNISAITSWVPFRGRMCRVAPEKFALTADVHLVLGHISEKDYTCDTADGRGKDVYHSMARIARVVCADLEEISRGDVVRIAKHVYLKQLEQIVDGLEQVSSRNPDLDTVVTVGLGEDFLARRAAEAVGFTKIYSLKRMIGEKASENAPAVAAAIMAAERKGFNAGEIIEALKIV; via the coding sequence GTGTCTTGGTTGATTTTCGTCGGATTGGACGTTGGGGGTGCTAATACTAAGGCTGCAGTGCTAAATGTTGAAGGTGGCAGGGTTAGGATTGACACGTTTAGAGAGTACTTCCCCGTCTGGGTTAGGTCGAAAAGTGAGCTTCCCGAGCTCTTGCTCAGGGTGAGAAGGCTACTTTGCGGCGACTCCAAGCCGGAGGCTGTCTGTGTCACCATGACCGCTGAGATCTCCGATGCCTACGAGACTAAAAGGGAGGGGGTTAACCACGTTTTGTCCTCTGTTGAGGAAGCTTTCGGCGGCGTCGAAAAGTACGTTGTGAGCTGCACAGCGGAGCTCTTAAACATGGAGGAGGCTAGGGAAAGGTATCTGGATGTCGCCGCCGCCAACTGGCCTGCCACAGGGTGGATGATTGGAAGGGTAATCAAAAACTGCATTTTCATAGATGTGGGGAGCACCACCACGGACATAATACCTGTCAGGGGCGGCGTACCTTGCCCCGAGGGTAGAAGGGATGTGGAGAGACTGGTGAGCGGGGAGCTCGTTTTCACAGGAGTTCTCAGAACTAACATTTCAGCGATAACTAGCTGGGTGCCGTTTAGGGGGCGCATGTGTAGGGTGGCCCCCGAAAAGTTCGCTCTTACTGCTGACGTTCACCTGGTTCTTGGGCACATATCCGAGAAGGATTATACTTGTGATACCGCTGATGGTAGAGGAAAAGACGTCTACCACTCGATGGCGAGAATAGCGAGAGTGGTGTGCGCCGACCTAGAGGAAATAAGCCGAGGCGACGTGGTAAGGATAGCTAAACACGTGTATCTCAAGCAGTTAGAACAGATAGTTGATGGTTTAGAGCAGGTTTCATCCAGGAACCCAGACTTGGACACCGTGGTCACCGTTGGACTGGGCGAAGACTTCCTAGCTAGGAGGGCGGCCGAAGCAGTTGGCTTCACTAAGATTTATAGTCTAAAGAGGATGATTGGTGAGAAGGCTTCCGAGAATGCACCAGCGGTTGCCGCGGCCATCATGGCTGCAGAGAGGAAGGGATTTAATGCTGGGGAAATCATTGAAGCACTGAAAATAGTCTAG
- a CDS encoding lactate racemase domain-containing protein: protein MKVCLPQMPWFGDTVLELEFPDGWDVHFCSMAGDGKPPLSREQVLSALRNPVGTKPLSKLAEGREEAVIIFDDMTRPTRVYEIAPLVLEELRRGGIGEDHVRFICANGAHGTFDREDFAKKLGEDIVEGYPVFNHNPYSNLDYLGHTRYGTPVEVNSEVMSCDLKICIGSIVPHPQFGFGGGAKMILPGVSSVRSISFNHGDLGGWSAASDYRDLHPSCQLAYGRVNDENIMRKDAEEAARMVGVDMVVNVLVDLKRNSTNIFAGDVVEAQREGVKEAMTHYRAQLVQSPDIVVSNAYSKASEATIAAWPAVLLKEGGTLVIVCNTPTGQVSHYVHGRWGVKRVGGNLWLPPTRILDRAGRIIILSRYPEKQYWLEIAPKEKTLKVKTWEEALEELRNAHGDKPRVAVFPDATIQKPF, encoded by the coding sequence ATGAAGGTTTGCTTGCCTCAGATGCCGTGGTTTGGAGACACCGTTTTAGAGTTGGAGTTCCCAGACGGGTGGGATGTCCACTTCTGCAGCATGGCTGGCGACGGGAAGCCTCCTTTGAGCAGGGAGCAAGTGTTGTCGGCTTTAAGGAACCCTGTGGGAACAAAGCCTCTGAGTAAGCTGGCTGAGGGTAGAGAGGAGGCAGTCATAATCTTCGATGACATGACTAGGCCGACTAGGGTCTACGAAATAGCCCCACTGGTGCTTGAGGAGCTGAGGAGAGGAGGAATTGGGGAAGACCACGTGAGGTTCATCTGTGCTAACGGCGCCCATGGAACCTTTGACAGGGAGGACTTCGCAAAGAAGCTTGGAGAGGATATAGTTGAAGGGTACCCTGTTTTCAACCACAACCCCTACAGCAACTTGGATTACCTGGGTCACACTAGGTATGGAACCCCCGTCGAGGTTAACTCTGAGGTGATGAGCTGCGACCTTAAGATTTGCATAGGCTCGATAGTGCCGCACCCGCAGTTCGGCTTCGGCGGAGGGGCTAAGATGATCTTGCCGGGGGTGTCAAGCGTGAGGTCGATATCATTCAATCACGGCGACCTGGGTGGGTGGTCTGCTGCTTCAGATTACAGGGATTTGCACCCAAGTTGCCAGCTGGCCTATGGAAGGGTTAACGATGAGAACATAATGAGGAAGGACGCCGAGGAAGCTGCGAGAATGGTTGGAGTGGACATGGTGGTGAACGTCCTAGTAGACTTGAAGAGGAATTCTACGAACATATTTGCAGGGGACGTCGTGGAGGCGCAGAGGGAGGGGGTCAAGGAGGCGATGACCCATTATAGGGCACAGCTCGTCCAGAGCCCGGACATAGTTGTTTCAAACGCCTACTCGAAGGCTAGTGAGGCGACCATAGCGGCATGGCCCGCCGTCCTGCTTAAAGAGGGAGGAACCCTTGTGATAGTTTGTAACACGCCCACCGGGCAGGTTTCGCACTACGTGCACGGGCGATGGGGGGTTAAGAGGGTTGGAGGAAACCTTTGGCTTCCCCCGACGAGGATACTTGACAGGGCCGGGAGGATAATAATCCTGTCGAGGTACCCGGAGAAACAGTACTGGCTCGAGATAGCACCCAAAGAGAAGACTCTCAAAGTGAAGACATGGGAGGAAGCGCTCGAGGAGCTTAGGAACGCGCATGGGGACAAGCCGAGGGTCGCAGTGTTCCCCGACGCGACGATACAGAAACCCTTCTAA
- the thiD gene encoding bifunctional hydroxymethylpyrimidine kinase/phosphomethylpyrimidine kinase: MIPVALTIAGSDPLGGAGVQMDLKTFAALGVHGVCAITAVTAQNTVHVRDIYVIPPEIIMAQVDVLMEDVEVNAAKTGMLRDKETVEVVCAIEDEYGFPLVVDPIIWAGSGERLASPSAERAIIDQLVPRATVVTPNIAEASLIADMQIKSVRDMEEAAKAIASRGVECVVVKGGHLDEQSNVVVDVMYSKGDVKVFEKPRFKEGASHGRGCCFSAAITAFIAMGEPPTTAVEKAENYVEKVFCHPVDVGRGRKPANPLVIVHHEAERWRVINDIDKALELLEAEKNMDVLIPEVRMNIGMATSFAKRVEDVAAVEGRIASFRGRARPLGCPKFGVSSHIARVILKVMEYDPGMRAAANIRYSPEILEACRKAGFVVSSFDRREEPEDVRSVEGKSLQWGVEQAIQKAMRVPDVIYDEGGFGKEGMIRVLGQTATDVVEKILRIKSQLKL, encoded by the coding sequence ATGATTCCCGTGGCTCTCACCATAGCTGGCTCTGACCCCCTCGGTGGAGCCGGCGTCCAGATGGATCTGAAGACTTTTGCGGCTCTCGGGGTCCACGGGGTGTGTGCTATAACTGCTGTCACCGCTCAGAACACTGTGCACGTTAGGGACATTTACGTGATTCCACCTGAGATAATAATGGCCCAAGTCGACGTGTTGATGGAGGATGTAGAAGTTAATGCCGCTAAGACGGGCATGTTGAGGGATAAGGAGACAGTTGAGGTTGTTTGCGCCATAGAGGACGAGTACGGTTTCCCGCTTGTAGTTGACCCCATAATTTGGGCTGGCTCCGGCGAGAGACTGGCTTCACCTTCAGCCGAGAGAGCGATAATAGACCAGCTTGTCCCAAGGGCGACTGTGGTTACACCCAACATTGCGGAGGCCTCTCTAATAGCGGACATGCAGATTAAGAGTGTTAGAGACATGGAAGAGGCTGCGAAAGCCATAGCTTCGAGGGGGGTTGAGTGCGTGGTGGTTAAAGGAGGACACTTGGATGAACAGAGCAACGTTGTCGTCGACGTCATGTACTCTAAAGGGGATGTGAAGGTTTTCGAGAAGCCTCGTTTTAAGGAGGGGGCAAGCCACGGGAGGGGGTGCTGCTTCTCCGCCGCCATCACAGCGTTCATCGCGATGGGTGAGCCACCGACCACCGCCGTGGAGAAGGCTGAAAACTACGTTGAAAAAGTTTTCTGCCATCCTGTTGATGTTGGAAGAGGGAGGAAGCCTGCGAATCCGCTGGTAATAGTTCATCACGAGGCTGAGAGGTGGCGTGTTATTAACGACATCGATAAGGCTTTAGAGTTGCTTGAAGCGGAGAAAAACATGGACGTGTTGATACCCGAGGTCAGAATGAACATAGGGATGGCGACGAGCTTCGCTAAGCGCGTTGAGGACGTTGCGGCTGTGGAGGGGCGGATTGCTAGCTTCAGGGGGCGTGCTAGGCCGCTGGGGTGCCCGAAGTTTGGCGTCTCAAGCCACATAGCCAGGGTGATATTGAAAGTCATGGAGTACGACCCGGGGATGAGGGCGGCTGCAAACATTAGGTATTCCCCAGAGATACTTGAAGCTTGCAGGAAGGCTGGGTTCGTGGTCTCGAGCTTCGACAGAAGGGAGGAGCCAGAGGATGTTAGATCCGTGGAGGGTAAGAGTCTTCAGTGGGGTGTGGAGCAGGCGATTCAGAAGGCGATGAGGGTGCCCGATGTGATCTATGACGAGGGAGGGTTTGGGAAAGAGGGGATGATAAGGGTACTAGGTCAGACGGCGACGGATGTCGTGGAAAAGATTTTGCGCATAAAAAGCCAGCTGAAGCTCTGA
- a CDS encoding ATP-grasp domain-containing protein, with the protein MEGKVFVYEFLSGEGAGVGLHADVAVEGAAMLLGVAEDFAAAGFKTFTTISHGLGSLVGEFTGKGVEVRHFSFSEGVREADYCLVIAPESGGVLHRLVREVEGEGKIHLGPDSESVALTTDKVRTLELAESVGLNVPLTLEAGSVEEAVRKAWDIGFPVVFKPVDGVGCEGASVVWGEEDVEGAARRALEASGVGRAVVQEYVKGVDASVSVIVGKRGALSLTLNAQVVSRGEGGRLRYEGGYVPLKHDARAEAFKTAEKLVSSIPGLRGYVGVDLVLSPKGVFVMEVNPRITTSYLGVRMVIDGNVAKYIFDACTKGVAPRRVRVRGVAAFRKTAACEAASWRVSLSEGGTFAVFHERNTRRALAKAGITPITIQSEG; encoded by the coding sequence ATGGAGGGAAAGGTGTTTGTCTACGAGTTCCTTTCAGGAGAAGGGGCTGGCGTGGGGCTCCACGCAGACGTCGCCGTTGAGGGGGCCGCCATGCTCCTTGGGGTAGCCGAGGACTTCGCCGCAGCAGGATTCAAAACATTTACGACTATAAGCCACGGACTTGGAAGCCTAGTAGGAGAGTTTACCGGTAAAGGGGTTGAGGTTAGACACTTTAGTTTCTCGGAAGGAGTAAGAGAGGCGGACTACTGCCTAGTCATTGCTCCTGAGAGCGGGGGGGTGTTACACCGCCTGGTGAGGGAGGTCGAGGGGGAGGGAAAGATCCACTTGGGACCAGACTCGGAAAGTGTGGCTCTTACCACGGACAAGGTGAGGACTCTTGAGCTCGCAGAGAGTGTTGGGTTAAATGTCCCGCTCACTCTGGAGGCTGGAAGCGTCGAAGAAGCTGTAAGGAAGGCTTGGGACATAGGGTTTCCCGTGGTTTTCAAACCTGTTGACGGAGTCGGATGTGAGGGGGCAAGCGTCGTTTGGGGGGAGGAGGACGTTGAGGGGGCTGCTAGAAGGGCGCTTGAGGCTTCTGGTGTTGGGAGGGCTGTCGTCCAAGAGTACGTGAAAGGCGTTGACGCAAGCGTGAGCGTGATCGTAGGAAAGAGGGGGGCGCTCTCTCTGACTTTGAACGCGCAGGTGGTCTCGCGCGGTGAGGGGGGGAGGTTGAGGTACGAGGGAGGGTACGTTCCCCTGAAACATGATGCGAGGGCCGAGGCCTTTAAGACTGCGGAAAAGCTTGTATCCAGCATCCCCGGACTGAGGGGCTACGTTGGAGTGGACCTAGTGCTCTCCCCTAAAGGAGTTTTCGTCATGGAAGTAAACCCGCGCATTACAACTTCCTACCTTGGGGTGAGAATGGTGATCGATGGAAACGTTGCAAAGTACATCTTCGACGCGTGTACTAAGGGTGTAGCTCCGAGGAGGGTGAGGGTTAGAGGCGTAGCGGCGTTCAGGAAGACCGCTGCGTGCGAAGCCGCAAGTTGGAGGGTTTCACTAAGCGAGGGAGGTACGTTCGCAGTTTTCCATGAAAGGAACACTAGAAGGGCGCTTGCGAAAGCTGGCATAACCCCCATAACTATTCAGAGCGAAGGTTAG
- a CDS encoding AAA family ATPase, with amino-acid sequence MFPKPFNLPRDRAEGIRIQLASPRKFLVVLCGLPSSGKTTLATHLALAMEHSGIPVAVVGSDDFRRMMPIYRERFPPEREPVVRELTLQTIRLLLKTGVSVISDDTNYYSSVRHKLVELARQTGAAYAIIAVETPLEVALKWNEERGLPIPQEVITSISEKFEKPGSKYKWDRSLVSVDLSKTKAEECAREILKLLLSLKQEGRDKISVKGSAAEEIDKATRRVVSEVVKRAPAAAKVLSGLRKSFVREALKAGLSTVEAEKAFRERVEEVLNELDSKGRGHNSDR; translated from the coding sequence GTGTTTCCTAAACCGTTCAATCTCCCAAGAGATCGTGCGGAGGGAATAAGAATACAGCTCGCGTCGCCCAGAAAGTTTCTCGTAGTTCTCTGCGGGCTCCCGAGCAGCGGCAAGACCACCCTCGCCACACACCTTGCCCTAGCTATGGAGCACAGCGGAATACCAGTTGCGGTAGTGGGATCCGACGACTTTCGAAGAATGATGCCCATATACCGGGAGCGCTTCCCTCCAGAAAGGGAGCCTGTAGTGAGAGAATTAACGCTTCAAACAATTCGCCTCCTTCTGAAAACCGGCGTGAGCGTGATAAGCGACGACACAAACTATTACTCTTCAGTGCGCCACAAGCTCGTGGAGCTGGCCAGGCAAACGGGCGCCGCTTACGCGATAATTGCAGTGGAAACCCCACTCGAAGTCGCCCTCAAGTGGAATGAAGAGAGGGGTCTTCCAATCCCACAGGAAGTCATAACCTCCATAAGCGAGAAGTTCGAAAAACCCGGATCCAAGTATAAGTGGGACAGAAGCCTGGTCAGCGTAGATCTCTCCAAAACTAAGGCCGAAGAGTGTGCTAGGGAGATCCTAAAACTCCTCCTCTCCCTGAAACAGGAAGGGAGAGATAAAATTTCTGTGAAGGGTAGTGCTGCAGAGGAAATCGACAAGGCAACGAGGAGAGTGGTGTCCGAAGTTGTCAAGCGCGCCCCGGCTGCCGCTAAAGTCCTCAGCGGGTTGCGCAAGTCCTTTGTTAGGGAAGCATTAAAAGCGGGTCTGTCAACAGTTGAAGCGGAGAAGGCGTTTAGGGAACGCGTCGAGGAGGTCCTAAATGAACTGGACTCCAAGGGACGGGGACATAATAGTGACCGTTGA
- a CDS encoding metallophosphoesterase — protein sequence MVVSANIVKNPWVASKLSESEVKELVYEAEEVLGEEPPLVEVEGERVIFVGDTHGDMLSTIAAVKKFFSSNYDLLIFLGDYVDRGSEQVGNINYVLSLKLEYSDRVVLLRGNHETPLANQYYGFIESVSRRYNPSIYKVYASMFSCLPYACLLNKEILCLHGGIAMGLKKLEQLKALPREIDVTNPIGFQVLWNDPEEGIRGFAPSPRGPGIYVFGKDVFLEFAESNGVSFMVRAHEAFQRGFKWYFGGRVLSLFSTANYTVPVDAKIGELVGGELRVISPFS from the coding sequence ATGGTGGTAAGCGCGAACATAGTTAAGAACCCATGGGTAGCTTCCAAGCTGAGCGAGAGCGAGGTTAAGGAGCTGGTATACGAAGCTGAAGAGGTGTTAGGAGAGGAGCCGCCACTGGTCGAGGTTGAAGGTGAAAGAGTGATATTTGTCGGCGACACTCACGGAGACATGCTTTCAACCATTGCAGCCGTTAAGAAGTTCTTCTCCTCCAACTACGACCTCCTAATCTTCCTAGGGGACTACGTCGACAGGGGTAGCGAGCAGGTTGGAAACATTAACTACGTTCTCTCATTGAAGCTGGAATACTCTGACCGCGTGGTATTATTGAGGGGGAACCACGAGACCCCTCTCGCTAACCAGTACTATGGTTTCATCGAGTCTGTATCAAGGAGGTATAATCCATCGATCTACAAAGTGTATGCTTCCATGTTTTCGTGTCTGCCTTACGCCTGCCTGCTCAACAAGGAAATCCTCTGCCTCCATGGAGGAATAGCTATGGGGTTAAAGAAGCTCGAACAGCTGAAAGCGCTTCCAAGAGAGATAGACGTGACGAACCCTATAGGGTTCCAAGTCCTCTGGAATGACCCTGAAGAAGGGATCAGAGGTTTCGCTCCAAGCCCTAGGGGGCCGGGGATATACGTTTTCGGCAAAGACGTCTTCTTAGAGTTTGCCGAAAGCAACGGTGTAAGCTTCATGGTGAGGGCGCATGAAGCCTTCCAGCGAGGATTTAAATGGTACTTCGGAGGAAGGGTGCTAAGCCTGTTCTCCACTGCTAACTACACTGTGCCGGTAGACGCCAAGATAGGAGAACTAGTGGGCGGGGAGCTTAGAGTTATAAGCCCATTCTCATAG
- a CDS encoding helicase C-terminal domain-containing protein, whose translation MSETVEERFRELIPYKPYPAQLQYMRDVFKLVEGGGVGFLEAPTGFGKTISILSATLPFPCRIFYYSRTHTEMRQVACELERINALGHSFTCVVRGSRIQLCLDKDVRGMSDHLKADESCLSRIRSADGDLSLAELTVQRPDITLSSQEQLPLDLRLYCEFEGRRVEVPSYLPRNVPIVASVESLLSYGESRNICPYYLAKLLSQVCKVVIGSYNYLFLDPAFKGGIIVMDEAHNIEDFCKEVKSYLLSKKTVERAIDEVKEVDRPWASDVEAFLAFLLRFFNHADFKRDELLTKSAVLREMEENGVTLERIEEFLEGWPLILNIQRELIAKKGRVVILDRMRVAQVYSFIEAFMSSNEGVYVGFWNVEDEENPSLEWICLDPRIAFDEIMSEKPRAVILTSGTLSPLEGVAARLGVPDAFKKSYPSVIARENIMVLAVGRGPSGHTLTTKYEARGDEKTILEYGEAVVRIVKNIPNGTIVFFPAYHVMDQMLNTWNAYGVLGSIDAAVFIETTGSTTSLLESYKREAEAGKAVLFAVVRGKLSEGANFPDETGRGVIMVGIPYPNVSDPRVMAQKEFYERMGKGMGRKWYLDYSFNAVNQSLGRAWRHKDDYAVGVLLDTRYGWEESRKRLSPWLMERTTFVDPRTPFQTVERMIKTFFERGDRHGGKREHS comes from the coding sequence TTGAGCGAGACCGTGGAAGAGAGGTTTAGGGAGCTTATCCCCTACAAGCCTTACCCTGCCCAACTCCAGTACATGAGAGACGTCTTTAAACTCGTTGAGGGGGGTGGGGTTGGCTTCCTAGAGGCGCCAACGGGGTTCGGTAAGACGATATCTATACTTTCGGCCACGTTGCCGTTTCCATGTAGGATCTTCTACTACTCTAGGACTCACACCGAGATGAGACAGGTGGCTTGCGAGCTGGAGAGGATAAACGCTCTGGGACACAGCTTCACGTGCGTAGTGAGGGGTTCCAGAATTCAGCTTTGCCTCGACAAAGATGTGAGGGGTATGAGCGACCACTTGAAGGCGGATGAAAGTTGCCTTTCGAGGATTAGAAGCGCAGATGGTGACTTGAGCCTCGCTGAACTCACTGTGCAGAGACCGGACATAACTCTCTCGAGCCAAGAGCAGCTTCCTCTGGACTTACGCTTATACTGCGAGTTCGAGGGGAGGAGGGTGGAGGTTCCAAGCTATTTGCCGCGCAACGTACCGATAGTGGCGAGCGTTGAAAGCTTGCTGAGTTATGGTGAGAGTAGGAACATATGCCCATACTACCTGGCTAAGCTACTCTCCCAGGTGTGCAAAGTGGTGATTGGATCATACAACTACCTTTTCCTAGATCCTGCTTTCAAGGGCGGCATAATAGTCATGGATGAGGCGCACAACATAGAGGACTTTTGCAAGGAGGTTAAATCATACCTGTTATCGAAGAAGACAGTTGAAAGAGCCATAGACGAAGTCAAAGAGGTCGATAGGCCGTGGGCTTCAGACGTGGAAGCATTTCTCGCCTTTCTTCTAAGGTTCTTCAACCACGCAGACTTCAAGAGGGACGAACTTCTGACGAAGAGTGCCGTACTACGTGAGATGGAGGAGAACGGTGTAACCTTGGAGAGGATTGAAGAGTTTCTGGAAGGGTGGCCGCTCATACTAAACATTCAGAGAGAGCTTATAGCTAAGAAGGGGAGAGTGGTTATTCTTGACAGAATGAGGGTTGCCCAGGTTTACTCTTTCATTGAGGCTTTCATGTCAAGCAACGAGGGAGTCTACGTAGGTTTCTGGAACGTTGAAGACGAGGAGAACCCGTCACTCGAATGGATTTGCCTGGACCCGAGGATAGCGTTCGATGAGATAATGTCTGAGAAGCCTAGGGCAGTCATACTTACGAGCGGAACGCTCTCACCCCTAGAAGGGGTGGCCGCCCGGCTAGGAGTTCCAGACGCCTTCAAGAAAAGCTATCCCTCTGTCATAGCTAGGGAGAACATTATGGTTTTAGCTGTTGGAAGAGGGCCCAGCGGCCACACGCTCACCACAAAGTACGAGGCAAGGGGGGACGAGAAAACGATCTTAGAGTACGGTGAAGCTGTTGTGAGGATCGTGAAAAACATACCCAACGGAACTATAGTGTTCTTCCCGGCATACCACGTTATGGACCAAATGCTGAACACTTGGAACGCGTACGGCGTATTGGGCTCTATAGATGCAGCGGTTTTCATCGAAACAACAGGCAGCACGACCTCCCTTTTGGAGTCATATAAAAGGGAGGCGGAGGCGGGGAAAGCTGTCCTCTTTGCCGTGGTTAGGGGGAAGCTGAGCGAGGGGGCAAACTTTCCAGACGAGACAGGGAGAGGGGTCATCATGGTCGGAATACCGTACCCAAACGTTTCAGACCCCAGAGTTATGGCGCAGAAGGAGTTTTATGAGAGAATGGGGAAAGGCATGGGAAGAAAGTGGTATCTCGACTACTCCTTTAACGCCGTCAACCAGTCGCTCGGCAGAGCCTGGAGGCATAAGGATGACTACGCTGTTGGCGTGCTACTCGACACCAGGTACGGCTGGGAGGAGAGCCGGAAGAGGCTCTCGCCGTGGCTTATGGAGAGGACAACCTTCGTCGATCCAAGGACGCCGTTCCAAACAGTGGAGAGGATGATTAAAACTTTTTTCGAGAGAGGTGATAGACATGGTGGTAAGCGCGAACATAGTTAA
- a CDS encoding HisA/HisF-related TIM barrel protein yields the protein MIPVMDLKGGVVVHAKCGARNLYAPIKSVLSPSPDPMSVMYAFKRLGFTELYIADIDAIEGRAPNFGAIRSIVRRSSMKVIVDVGVRDMKSVETMLNAHVSGVVLATESVPSPSFVSECVKRYGDKIIGGLDLRDVVVVARSPEISGLSPLDVAKMFEDAGVQSLIVVDLSRVGTGSGPPIKLLKELVSEISIPIIVGGGVRHVEDLKLLKEIGVAGALVATALHTGEITKNDLQKVTGLP from the coding sequence GTGATCCCTGTAATGGACTTGAAAGGCGGTGTTGTTGTGCACGCGAAGTGTGGGGCAAGAAACTTATATGCCCCAATTAAGTCCGTTCTTTCCCCGTCGCCGGACCCGATGAGTGTGATGTACGCGTTCAAGAGACTTGGCTTCACCGAGCTTTACATAGCGGATATAGACGCCATAGAGGGGAGGGCCCCAAACTTCGGGGCTATAAGGTCTATCGTGAGGCGTTCTTCAATGAAGGTGATAGTTGACGTGGGCGTGAGGGACATGAAATCTGTGGAGACTATGCTTAACGCTCACGTTTCAGGTGTTGTCCTCGCAACGGAGTCTGTTCCATCGCCTTCATTTGTATCAGAGTGCGTGAAGCGTTACGGGGACAAGATTATCGGCGGCCTTGACTTGAGAGACGTCGTGGTGGTAGCTAGGAGCCCCGAGATATCGGGGCTGTCGCCTCTAGATGTTGCGAAGATGTTTGAGGACGCCGGCGTGCAGTCTCTCATAGTGGTCGACCTTTCAAGAGTAGGCACTGGGAGCGGACCCCCAATAAAACTCCTAAAGGAATTAGTAAGTGAGATTTCGATACCGATCATAGTTGGAGGAGGGGTGAGGCACGTGGAAGATCTGAAACTGCTCAAGGAGATCGGTGTAGCAGGAGCCCTAGTTGCAACCGCACTTCACACAGGGGAGATAACCAAGAACGATCTGCAAAAAGTAACTGGCCTCCCTTAG
- a CDS encoding PHP domain-containing protein, whose protein sequence is MYLFDLHVHTCCSRHPVWGNDATSSPREVVEEAARKGLSGLAITDHNTTKGGLLGVKAARKAGLTVVPGVEISSRRGDLIVLGLTELFEFKPKEMDVGEVVDFARDFGGVVVVPHPYRRSKPPTFVMEFKVDALEGFNARTSRRLNEKAKKLAEIVNLPVVAGSDAHTLGEIGNGLTGVIADGGGLDDVLEAIRRGNVNIQRERPFRLTERVRYYGVKVRDLVLHGRRYICPEY, encoded by the coding sequence ATGTACCTGTTCGACTTGCATGTGCACACTTGTTGTTCCAGGCACCCTGTTTGGGGTAACGATGCTACTAGTAGCCCGCGCGAGGTTGTGGAGGAGGCGGCAAGGAAGGGGCTTAGCGGTTTAGCGATAACAGACCATAATACCACGAAGGGGGGTTTGCTTGGGGTTAAAGCCGCTAGGAAAGCTGGTTTGACCGTCGTTCCTGGTGTTGAGATAAGTAGCAGAAGGGGGGACTTGATAGTTTTGGGTTTGACTGAACTGTTTGAGTTTAAACCTAAGGAGATGGATGTGGGAGAAGTGGTGGACTTTGCAAGGGATTTCGGAGGAGTCGTGGTGGTTCCACATCCGTACAGGCGCAGTAAGCCTCCAACATTCGTGATGGAGTTCAAAGTTGACGCGTTAGAAGGATTTAACGCTAGGACCTCGAGGCGGCTGAATGAGAAGGCTAAGAAGCTGGCAGAAATTGTAAACTTGCCCGTCGTCGCTGGGAGTGACGCACATACGTTGGGTGAGATAGGTAACGGGTTGACCGGTGTAATTGCTGATGGCGGTGGGCTGGACGACGTGCTTGAAGCTATAAGGAGGGGGAATGTGAACATTCAGCGTGAAAGACCATTCAGGCTCACAGAGAGAGTTAGATACTACGGGGTGAAAGTGCGAGACCTAGTGCTTCACGGGAGGAGGTACATTTGCCCGGAGTATTAA